The Candidatus Thermoplasmatota archaeon genome has a window encoding:
- a CDS encoding aldehyde ferredoxin oxidoreductase family protein has protein sequence MLDRKIGIVDLSRNSVKILDMPKDIRARYLGGRGINTYLLHKLLRKGVDPLSPSNVLILGAGLLTGTLVPNSSRFNVSTKSPETGFLGDSNCGGFFAPEMRYAGFDHIILKGKAKKPQYVYVEDGNIEIRDARDYWGMNTNDAQVSFRKDLGDVEIACCGTAGENLVRFANLRTGVKNSAGRCGTGAVMGSKNVKAVVAYGTMGLKIKHPQKLLDVVKEVEDYILGSKITPILGSVGTPLLYEVSNELGAIRTKNSQLNQWSDSLNAENIEKEVEKMIGCSSCIVHCRHRNKLGGEGPEYTSVGLLGANVGIDDVKQMIELQNIANDLGLDVSSAGTILAWAFELFERGMIDEKMTGEKLEFGNFEQARSLLHDIAGREGFGDILAESTQAAKKFGKKSEDYLIAVKNLPQSDPHDVRYIKAFALGIATASRGADHLRSRPTLEIFLRLPKEVKERIYGKGVSLDPTSYEGKEKTVVFSENIFAVIDCLGICKFICHGFNSPHFLDYPRFETLLEAATGMKYGRRKMEAVGKRVVDTERMFNIRQGLTRKDDTLPKRYFDDPMPLGAPKGHHIDRKEFDGMLSRYYKLRGWDEAGMLAPSRVEEIESVGGLP, from the coding sequence GTGCTCGACAGAAAGATCGGGATAGTGGACCTCTCGAGGAACAGCGTCAAGATTCTTGACATGCCCAAGGACATCCGGGCGAGATATCTTGGCGGGAGGGGGATCAACACCTACCTTCTGCACAAGCTCCTTCGGAAAGGGGTGGACCCGCTGTCCCCGAGCAACGTTCTCATTCTAGGGGCCGGACTGCTCACAGGGACGCTCGTTCCGAACTCTTCAAGATTCAACGTCTCAACCAAGAGCCCTGAGACAGGGTTCCTTGGCGACTCCAACTGCGGCGGGTTCTTCGCCCCAGAGATGCGCTACGCGGGATTCGACCACATCATTCTCAAGGGGAAGGCCAAGAAGCCCCAGTACGTCTACGTCGAGGACGGGAACATCGAGATCCGAGATGCGAGGGACTACTGGGGAATGAACACGAACGATGCTCAGGTCTCGTTCCGCAAGGACCTCGGAGACGTGGAAATCGCGTGCTGCGGCACCGCGGGCGAGAACCTCGTGCGCTTCGCTAACCTGAGGACGGGTGTGAAGAACTCAGCGGGAAGATGCGGCACCGGAGCGGTCATGGGCTCCAAGAACGTGAAGGCCGTCGTCGCCTACGGGACGATGGGGTTGAAGATCAAGCACCCGCAGAAGCTGCTCGACGTCGTGAAGGAGGTAGAGGACTACATTCTCGGTTCTAAGATCACACCGATACTCGGCAGCGTCGGAACGCCTCTTCTGTACGAGGTGAGCAACGAACTCGGTGCGATACGGACGAAGAACAGCCAGCTCAACCAGTGGTCGGACAGCCTGAACGCCGAGAACATCGAGAAGGAAGTCGAGAAGATGATAGGCTGCTCCTCGTGCATCGTTCACTGTCGTCACAGGAACAAGCTTGGCGGGGAGGGCCCGGAGTACACGTCCGTCGGGCTCCTCGGAGCGAACGTCGGCATAGACGACGTCAAGCAGATGATAGAGCTGCAGAACATCGCCAACGACCTCGGACTAGATGTGTCCTCTGCGGGAACTATCCTCGCATGGGCGTTCGAGCTCTTCGAGCGGGGGATGATTGACGAGAAGATGACCGGAGAGAAGCTGGAGTTCGGCAACTTCGAGCAGGCGAGGTCGCTCCTGCACGACATTGCTGGGCGGGAGGGCTTCGGTGACATACTCGCAGAGAGTACGCAGGCCGCCAAGAAGTTCGGGAAGAAATCAGAGGACTATCTGATAGCGGTCAAGAACCTCCCGCAGAGCGACCCGCACGACGTGCGCTACATCAAGGCCTTCGCGCTCGGGATCGCGACGGCGTCCAGAGGAGCCGACCACCTGAGGAGCAGGCCCACGCTCGAGATCTTCCTACGACTGCCAAAGGAAGTGAAGGAGCGCATATACGGGAAGGGCGTCTCCCTGGACCCGACTTCGTATGAGGGGAAGGAGAAGACGGTTGTCTTCTCTGAGAACATCTTCGCTGTGATCGACTGCCTCGGGATATGCAAGTTCATCTGCCACGGGTTCAACAGCCCGCACTTCCTCGACTACCCGCGGTTCGAGACACTGCTGGAAGCGGCGACGGGGATGAAGTACGGACGGAGGAAGATGGAAGCCGTCGGCAAGCGCGTCGTGGACACCGAGAGGATGTTCAACATCCGACAGGGGCTGACGAGGAAGGACGACACGCTGCCCAAGCGGTACTTCGACGACCCGATGCCTCTCGGAGCCCCGAAAGGCCATCACATAGACAGGAAGGAGTTCGACGGCATGCTCAGCCGCTACTACAAGCTGCGCGGCTGGGACGAGGCCGGCATGCTGGCGCCCTCGCGTGTGGAGGAGATCGAGAGCGTGGGAGGGCTGCCGTGA
- a CDS encoding 4Fe-4S dicluster domain-containing protein yields MKVLNFYPERCTGCRECAMACSLVKFGECNPRKSAVTVIRDEFKRYEYAVFCLQCDEPVCEDVCHQNAYTVVDGVVKHDDDRCIHCRLCAAMCPYSAITVHGKDIVKCDLCDGDPTCVKYCATNALVYEEETKEMALKRKEMVERILGTP; encoded by the coding sequence GTGAAGGTGCTCAACTTCTACCCCGAGCGCTGCACGGGATGCAGGGAGTGCGCGATGGCCTGCTCTCTCGTGAAGTTCGGTGAGTGCAATCCTCGCAAGTCGGCGGTGACGGTCATCAGGGACGAGTTCAAGCGGTACGAGTACGCCGTCTTCTGCCTGCAGTGCGACGAGCCGGTCTGCGAGGACGTCTGCCACCAGAACGCCTACACGGTCGTGGACGGAGTGGTCAAGCACGATGACGACAGGTGCATCCACTGCCGCCTGTGCGCGGCGATGTGCCCGTACTCCGCCATCACGGTGCACGGGAAGGACATCGTGAAGTGCGACCTCTGCGATGGGGACCCGACGTGCGTGAAGTACTGCGCCACGAACGCGCTCGTATACGAGGAAGAGACGAAGGAGATGGCGCTGAAACGCAAAGAGATGGTTGAGCGGATCCTCGGGACACCCTAA
- a CDS encoding FAD-dependent oxidoreductase, which translates to MRHVIIGCGAAGVSAAETIRKHDRQSEVMIVAKQKRSPYSLCSLPAVLAGEIEPSKIVRFPRGHFDDLGVDLRLGKEVTKVLPTDGRIVIDGRKLKYDRLLIATGSLPLVPPIDGIEKRGVFTLTSLEDVRRIQRYMRNKKHAVVIGAGFIGIEAATALRRRGLGITVVEMLDSVLPRMLDPDIGGRLQRIMEGEGIRFRLGCQVTRIIGGKKVEGVEIGKKRLPCEMVVMGIGVRPNIGFLAGSGIRKNTGILVNEHMRTSRRDVYAAGDLTESFDPLRGKRMMNAIWPNAVLQGRIAGENMAGVETTFSGSFTVNIIDVFGVSALSMGMASFEDKNLSEEKFVTDRVVKKMLLRGGKLAGMQFVGTLRNSGYMMSLMRKGEDISELQDDILDDRFLSPVFAGPRVRE; encoded by the coding sequence ATGAGACACGTCATAATCGGTTGCGGTGCGGCGGGTGTGAGCGCCGCAGAGACGATAAGGAAGCACGACAGGCAGTCCGAGGTCATGATTGTGGCCAAGCAGAAGCGGTCGCCGTACTCGCTCTGCTCTCTGCCCGCGGTTTTGGCGGGGGAGATTGAACCATCCAAGATAGTCCGATTCCCGCGCGGGCATTTCGATGACCTAGGTGTGGACCTGAGACTTGGGAAGGAAGTAACGAAGGTTCTGCCGACAGATGGGCGTATCGTCATCGACGGGCGGAAGCTGAAATACGACAGACTGCTCATCGCCACGGGGTCCCTTCCTCTCGTCCCTCCGATTGATGGGATTGAGAAGCGCGGCGTCTTCACTCTCACGTCACTGGAGGACGTCAGACGAATTCAGAGATACATGAGGAACAAGAAACACGCGGTCGTGATAGGCGCCGGCTTCATCGGCATCGAAGCTGCCACAGCACTCAGGAGGCGGGGACTCGGAATCACCGTGGTCGAGATGCTCGACTCCGTGCTTCCGAGGATGCTTGATCCTGACATTGGCGGGAGGCTGCAGAGGATCATGGAGGGCGAGGGCATCCGTTTCCGTCTCGGGTGTCAGGTCACGCGGATCATTGGCGGGAAGAAGGTCGAGGGCGTTGAAATCGGTAAGAAGCGCCTTCCCTGCGAGATGGTCGTCATGGGAATCGGCGTCCGCCCGAACATCGGATTCCTGGCGGGCTCTGGCATCCGCAAGAACACGGGCATACTCGTGAACGAGCACATGAGGACGAGCAGGCGGGACGTCTACGCGGCGGGCGACCTCACCGAGTCCTTTGACCCTCTGCGGGGGAAGAGGATGATGAACGCGATATGGCCGAACGCTGTCCTTCAGGGCCGCATAGCGGGAGAGAACATGGCGGGTGTGGAGACCACGTTCAGCGGGTCATTCACCGTGAACATCATCGACGTCTTCGGCGTCTCCGCACTCTCGATGGGCATGGCTTCCTTTGAAGACAAGAACCTGAGCGAAGAGAAGTTCGTTACTGACCGAGTTGTGAAGAAGATGTTGCTGCGAGGCGGGAAGCTTGCGGGGATGCAGTTCGTTGGTACTCTCAGGAACTCGGGTTACATGATGAGTCTGATGCGGAAGGGTGAGGACATATCCGAGCTGCAGGATGACATACTGGATGATAGGTTCCTATCTCCCGTCTTCGCGGGGCCTCGAGTTCGAGAGTAA